In a single window of the Cydia pomonella isolate Wapato2018A chromosome 2, ilCydPomo1, whole genome shotgun sequence genome:
- the LOC133534807 gene encoding protein dpy-30 homolog translates to MSDTSLQANHEAVKEEQPPPKIPDSVKKIIAMEKEPETNASRKSRIDLNALPTRQYLDQTVVPILLQGLSALAKERPPDPINYLAAYLLKNKTTFENNNAASNNNPPANAQT, encoded by the exons ATGTCCGATACTTCTTTGCAAGCGAATCACGAAGCCGTTAAAGAAGAGCAACCCCCGCCCAAAATACCGGATTCCGTAAAG AAGATAATTGCAATGGAGAAAGAACCAGAAACAAATGCTAGTCGGAAATCCCGCATAGATCTCAATGCATTACCAACAAGGCAATACTTGGACCAGACTGTGGTTCCCATACTACTGCAGGGGCTCTCGGCACTGGCTAAGGAGCGCCCACCAGATCCTATAAACTACCTGGCTGCTTACTTACTGAAAAATAAGactacttttgaaaataataatgctGCATCAAATAACAATCCTCCAGCAAATGCTCAAACTTAa
- the LOC133534803 gene encoding radial spoke head 1 homolog isoform X1, with protein MPEEKGEKGEDEDTIGIYVGQRNQDGDRHGEGWAVLPNGDFYTGCYCRGQRNGKGLYVFKNGARYEGEWRRAMKYGVGTMTYPDGSRYEGDWRHDQKQGFGAYYYPNGDIYEGAWFKGKRHGLGTYLFNEYQVKFMGTWVEGRMEGPGQILYPRVRFHGSWYKGVPRGPGCFVFDTNCMQHGFYLLIKDPALEELGEGEEEKEEKVDKEEPMGEEEEMEFDETKGKIAVWRARNVTAYMSEFLPPEPVPLPVHDSIPSLTDESVETDVLRFEPPPVHAEHEGDDGDSWLLHRKQFLEEAQPKE; from the exons ATGCCGGAAGAAAAAGGTGAGAAGGGTGAAGATGAGGACACTATTGGA ATATACGTAGGCCAACGTAACCAAGACGGTGACCGGCACGGCGAGGGCTGGGCCGTGCTGCCCAACGGGGACTTCTACACCGGCTGCTACTGCCGCGGCCAGCGGAACGGCAAAGGCCTGTACGTGTTCAAGAACGGAGCGCGGTACGAAG GCGAATGGCGTCGAGCGATGAAATACGGTGTCGGCACAATGACTTACCCTGACGGATCGCGGTACGAGGGCGACTGGCGGCACGACCAGAAACAAGGCTTCGGTGCCTACTACTATCCCAACGGAGACATATACGAGGGTGCGTGGTTCAAAGGGAAACGCCACGGGCTCGGCACCTACTTGTTCAATGAATACCAAGTCAAATTCATGGGCACTTGGGTTGAGGGTCGAATGGAGGGACCTGGGCAGATCTTGTACCCTCGTGTACGCTTCCACGGTTCCTGGTACAAGGGCGTACCCAGGGGCCCGGGCTGCTTCGTTTTCGACACTAACTGTATGCAGCACGGGTTCTATTTGCTGATCAAGGATCCGGCGCTGGAAGAGTTAGGTGAAGGCGAGGAGGAAAAGGAGGAGAAAGTGGATAAAGAAGAACCGATGGGGGAAGAGGAAGAGATGGAATTTGACGAAACCAAAG GCAAAATAGCAGTGTGGCGGGCTCGCAACGTGACGGCCTACATGTCCGAATTCCTGCCGCCGGAGCCGGTGCCTCTGCCCGTGCACGACTCCATCCCTTCGCTGACGGACGAGAGCGTGGAGACCGACGTGCTGCGCTTCGAGCCGCCGCCGGTGCACGCGGAGCACGAGGGCGACGACGGCGACTCCTGGCTGCTGCACCGCAAGCAATTCCTCGAGGAGGCGCAGCCCAAGGAATAG
- the LOC133534802 gene encoding coiled-coil domain-containing protein 85C-B has translation MIVCDSALTTMSINQNGVQFNKQKQQQQLGKQGPEPVNFPPRYHPPPPSAAGPKLATIDPSAKEYKPPYVGKPVDPNKIQYPLGAQPAAYPGGSIPFSKYPQGYPGGYPQAPGALRVLRPPGEVVTKAIVHEPGQPTARARSADDTQRVQRNLEEEQIHRRSADMLKFTKRVEPDGPRASTDQRRQIQTLLDEIKALKDANRRLSDDNQELRDLCCFLDDDRQKGRKLAREWQRFGRYTASVMRQEVSAYQSKLRELDDKQQELIRDNLELKELCLYLDEERERSTCVNCGRAAGRERDDGDGSSSGTNAEEVRALAAPVTHPQLAERTVQYVRDLEQKVRRLEAEKGVNGGIGERPEAVVRALQVLEVRERVERERRRPAPDLDSGEQALVREMCNVVWGKLEDAPPQAPPR, from the coding sequence ATGATCGTCTGCGATTCGGCTCTAACGACAATGTCAATCAATCAAAATGGAGTTCAGTTCAACAAACAGAAACAGCAACAGCAACTAGGTAAACAGGGCCCGGAACCGGTCAACTTTCCACCGCGGTATCATCCGCCTCCGCCGTCCGCGGCCGGTCCCAAACTAGCCACTATTGACCCGTCGGCGAAAGAGTACAAACCTCCTTACGTGGGGAAACCTGTGGACcctaataaaatacaatatccGCTAGGGGCTCAACCTGCTGCATATCCGGGGGGATCCATTCCCTTTTCGAAGTACCCCCAAGGTTACCCGGGGGGGTACCCTCAAGCGCCGGGAGCGTTACGTGTGTTACGACCCCCGGGGGAGGTGGTTACGAAGGCGATTGTACACGAACCCGGGCAGCCTACAGCCCGCGCGCGCAGCGCGGACGACACCCAGCGCGTGCAGCGCAACCTCGAGGAGGAGCAGATCCACAGGAGATCAGCTGACATGCTCAAATTCACCAAGCGAGTGGAACCAGATGGTCCCCGAGCTTCGACGGACCAGCGGCGGCAAATTCAGACACTTTTGGACGAGATAAAAGCATTGAAAGACGCTAACCGAAGATTGAGCGACGACAATCAGGAGCTCCGTGACTTGTGTTGTTTCTTAGATGATGATCGCCAGAAAGGAAGAAAGTTAGCACGCGAATGGCAAAGATTTGGCAGATACACGGCGTCGGTAATGAGACAGGAAGTTTCGGCGTATCAAAGCAAACTAAGGGAACTGGACGACAAACAGCAAGAACTGATAAGAGATAATTTGGAATTAAAAGAGTTGTGCTTGTACTTGGATGAGGAGCGCGAGAGGAGCACATGTGTGAATTGCGGACGAGCAGCGGGGCGGGAACGAGACGATGGCGACGGCAGCAGCAGTGGCACCAACGCCGAGGAGGTGCGCGCGCTTGCCGCACCCGTCACGCACCCGCAGCTGGCCGAGCGCACGGTGCAATACGTGCGTGACCTGGAGCAGAAGGTTCGACGATTGGAAGCAGAGAAAGGGGTCAACGGCGGCATCGGCGAGCGTCCCGAAGCTGTAGTGCGCGCGTTGCAAGTGTTAGAGGTCAGAGAGCGAGTGGAGAGAGAAAGAAGGAGACCGGCTCCTGACTTAGACTCTGGCGAGCAAGCCCTCGTACGAGAAATGTGCAATGTGGTATGGGGTAAGCTAGAAGACGCTCCACCACAAGCGCCTCCACGGTAA
- the LOC133534803 gene encoding radial spoke head 1 homolog isoform X2, translating into MIYVGQRNQDGDRHGEGWAVLPNGDFYTGCYCRGQRNGKGLYVFKNGARYEGEWRRAMKYGVGTMTYPDGSRYEGDWRHDQKQGFGAYYYPNGDIYEGAWFKGKRHGLGTYLFNEYQVKFMGTWVEGRMEGPGQILYPRVRFHGSWYKGVPRGPGCFVFDTNCMQHGFYLLIKDPALEELGEGEEEKEEKVDKEEPMGEEEEMEFDETKGKIAVWRARNVTAYMSEFLPPEPVPLPVHDSIPSLTDESVETDVLRFEPPPVHAEHEGDDGDSWLLHRKQFLEEAQPKE; encoded by the exons ATG ATATACGTAGGCCAACGTAACCAAGACGGTGACCGGCACGGCGAGGGCTGGGCCGTGCTGCCCAACGGGGACTTCTACACCGGCTGCTACTGCCGCGGCCAGCGGAACGGCAAAGGCCTGTACGTGTTCAAGAACGGAGCGCGGTACGAAG GCGAATGGCGTCGAGCGATGAAATACGGTGTCGGCACAATGACTTACCCTGACGGATCGCGGTACGAGGGCGACTGGCGGCACGACCAGAAACAAGGCTTCGGTGCCTACTACTATCCCAACGGAGACATATACGAGGGTGCGTGGTTCAAAGGGAAACGCCACGGGCTCGGCACCTACTTGTTCAATGAATACCAAGTCAAATTCATGGGCACTTGGGTTGAGGGTCGAATGGAGGGACCTGGGCAGATCTTGTACCCTCGTGTACGCTTCCACGGTTCCTGGTACAAGGGCGTACCCAGGGGCCCGGGCTGCTTCGTTTTCGACACTAACTGTATGCAGCACGGGTTCTATTTGCTGATCAAGGATCCGGCGCTGGAAGAGTTAGGTGAAGGCGAGGAGGAAAAGGAGGAGAAAGTGGATAAAGAAGAACCGATGGGGGAAGAGGAAGAGATGGAATTTGACGAAACCAAAG GCAAAATAGCAGTGTGGCGGGCTCGCAACGTGACGGCCTACATGTCCGAATTCCTGCCGCCGGAGCCGGTGCCTCTGCCCGTGCACGACTCCATCCCTTCGCTGACGGACGAGAGCGTGGAGACCGACGTGCTGCGCTTCGAGCCGCCGCCGGTGCACGCGGAGCACGAGGGCGACGACGGCGACTCCTGGCTGCTGCACCGCAAGCAATTCCTCGAGGAGGCGCAGCCCAAGGAATAG